AGAGACCGTGGATCTCCCCACCCTGGGGAAGCTGCTGGACTTTCAAATGAAAAACGGCACCGACGCCATCATCGTCTGCGGCACCACCGGCGAGGCCAGCACCATGAGCTACCGGGAGCGGATGCGGACCATCGAGTTCTGTGTGGACCACGTGGACGGGCGGCTGCCGGTGATCGCCGGCACCGGCTCCAACTCCACAGAGAACGCCCTGGCCCTGTCCCGGGACGCGGAGCGGGCCGGGGCCGACGGATTGCTGCTGGTGACGCCCTACTACAACAAGGCCAGCCAAGCCGGGCTCATCCGCCACTTCCAGGTGATCGCCGACGGCGTGGATGTGCCGCTGATCCTGTACGACGTACCCTCCCGCACCGGCGTCACCATCGCGCCGGAGACGTATGCGGAGCTTGCCAAGCACCCCAACATCAACGGCGTCAAGGAGGCGGGGGGCAATTTCTCCAACATTCAGAAGACCCGGAACCTGTGCCCGGAGGACTTCTCCATCTGGTCCGGCAACGATGACGAGACAGCGGCCATCTGTATGCTGGGCGGCAAGGGCGTCATCTCCGTAGTGGCCAACGTCCTGCCGGCGGAGATGCACCGGCTGACGGAGCTGTGCCTGCGGAACGACTTCGCCGCCGCCGGAAAGCTGCAGCTGGAGCTGAAGGACTTCTGCGACGCCATGTTCTGCGACGTGAACCCCATCCCCGTCAAAACGGCGCTGAACCTGCTGGGCTGGGACGTGGGCCCCCTGCGCCTGCCGTTGTGCGACCCCACCGAGGCCGGGCTGGAGAAAATCAGGGCGGCCCTGGAAAAGCACGGGCTGACCTCCAGAGTATAAGCCACAGCCGCCCGGCGAAAGCCGGGCGGCTGCTGTTCGGTTTATTTCCGGGTACTGCCGCCGTACTGCTCCGAGGACAGGCGCACCTGGGCCTCTCCATCACCGATGCCGGTGATTTCCACCGTCAGCTTGTTCCGCAGGTCGGCGCTCTCCCCTTCCTGGACCTGGAAAGCCCGGACCAGCGTCTCTCCGGCGGGGATGCGAACCATGGAGAACAGCTCCTGGTTGATATGGCCCACGGTCCAGGGGCGGAAGACACGCACCAGGATGTCCTGGTCCCCCTGGTTCTCGATCACCAGGGCGGCATAGGGCAGCTCCGGCATGAAGTGGAAGGTGTACGTCAGATCCGCCCCCTGGAGGGCCACGCCGTCCACGAACCGCCCCAGATAGGCGGCTGGATCCAGCACCGCCGGGTCCACCTCGGTGAACACCCCGCAGCTGACGCCATACTCCGGCACGGTGGGCGTCTCCATCTGCCGCTGGATGAGTTCCTCCCGGATGGGCGAGTCCTCTTCCAGCCCGTGTCCGACGATGACGGAGGTGCCGTCCCCCACCTGAATCTCCGCTTTCTGGTTGCCGATGGCGATGATGCGCTC
This DNA window, taken from Dysosmobacter welbionis, encodes the following:
- the dapA gene encoding 4-hydroxy-tetrahydrodipicolinate synthase; the encoded protein is MKKPLFTGSGVAIVTPFTKETVDLPTLGKLLDFQMKNGTDAIIVCGTTGEASTMSYRERMRTIEFCVDHVDGRLPVIAGTGSNSTENALALSRDAERAGADGLLLVTPYYNKASQAGLIRHFQVIADGVDVPLILYDVPSRTGVTIAPETYAELAKHPNINGVKEAGGNFSNIQKTRNLCPEDFSIWSGNDDETAAICMLGGKGVISVVANVLPAEMHRLTELCLRNDFAAAGKLQLELKDFCDAMFCDVNPIPVKTALNLLGWDVGPLRLPLCDPTEAGLEKIRAALEKHGLTSRV